A genome region from Paracholeplasma morum includes the following:
- the glmU gene encoding bifunctional UDP-N-acetylglucosamine diphosphorylase/glucosamine-1-phosphate N-acetyltransferase GlmU, giving the protein MKKYALILAAGKGTRMRTEQPKCAFPILGKPMVEYIVENLERTGFDEIVTIVGHKKEVLMDILGDKVTYAVQTEQLGTGHAALSASSVLEDKEGITFILPGDMPLMEYPVMDKILRAHGEMGNDLTIVTMKMDYPKGYGRIVRDEYGTVTKIVEENDCTEYQKSIKEVNSSVYVVDNKKLFEALHKIKRNERKGEFYLTDIVEIMHQTSKVNTFIVRNPLITMGINDLYSVSIAEKHLRDIINKTHMLNGVAILNPESVTIGHDVIIEEGVWIYPNTSIVGKSVVKHGAHVGPNTDVHNSVIEAEAVVRHSVVLDSVVGERSVVGPFAHLRGHANIGPDNRIGNFVEVKNSTTGEGTKAAHLSYIGDSEVGDRVNFGCGSITVNYDGVKKHKTIIGDDVFIGCNVNMVAPLKVANNVFIAAGSTVTKDIPEGSLAIARNQQINKSDYYKHLIKPKDKGTQE; this is encoded by the coding sequence ATGAAAAAATATGCCCTTATTTTAGCCGCAGGTAAAGGTACCCGCATGCGAACTGAACAGCCAAAGTGTGCTTTCCCTATTTTAGGTAAGCCAATGGTTGAGTACATTGTTGAAAACCTTGAACGTACTGGTTTTGATGAAATTGTCACTATCGTCGGACACAAGAAAGAAGTACTAATGGATATCTTAGGTGATAAGGTCACTTATGCCGTCCAAACTGAACAGTTAGGTACAGGCCATGCTGCACTTAGTGCTTCAAGTGTACTAGAAGATAAAGAAGGTATTACGTTCATTCTTCCTGGGGATATGCCTCTAATGGAATATCCAGTTATGGATAAAATCTTAAGAGCCCATGGTGAAATGGGCAATGACTTAACGATTGTTACCATGAAGATGGATTATCCAAAAGGCTATGGAAGAATTGTACGTGACGAATATGGAACAGTCACAAAGATCGTTGAAGAAAACGATTGTACAGAGTACCAAAAGTCGATTAAAGAAGTTAACTCTAGTGTGTATGTAGTCGATAACAAAAAACTATTTGAAGCACTACATAAAATTAAACGTAACGAACGTAAAGGTGAGTTTTATTTAACAGACATAGTTGAAATTATGCACCAAACGTCCAAAGTTAATACGTTCATCGTAAGAAACCCATTAATTACCATGGGTATCAACGACCTTTATAGTGTAAGTATTGCTGAAAAACACTTAAGAGATATTATCAATAAGACTCATATGTTAAATGGCGTTGCCATTCTTAACCCTGAATCAGTGACAATCGGTCACGATGTCATTATTGAAGAAGGTGTTTGGATTTATCCTAACACTTCTATCGTAGGTAAATCAGTAGTCAAACATGGTGCACATGTAGGACCAAACACAGACGTTCATAATTCTGTCATTGAAGCAGAAGCTGTTGTTAGACACAGCGTTGTCTTGGATAGTGTTGTAGGTGAAAGATCCGTTGTTGGACCATTTGCTCACTTAAGAGGTCATGCTAATATTGGACCAGATAACCGCATTGGAAACTTCGTCGAGGTTAAGAATTCTACAACAGGCGAAGGCACAAAAGCAGCTCACTTATCTTATATCGGAGATTCTGAAGTAGGAGACAGAGTTAATTTTGGATGTGGCTCAATCACTGTAAACTATGATGGTGTTAAGAAACACAAAACCATCATTGGCGACGATGTATTCATTGGATGTAATGTCAATATGGTTGCCCCACTTAAGGTAGCTAACAATGTATTTATTGCAGCAGGGTCGACAGTGACTAAAGATATCCCAGAAGGCTCTTTAGCAATCGCAAGAAACCAACAAATCAATAAATCTGACTACTATAAACACCTAATCAAACCAAAAGATAAAGGAACTCAAGAATAA
- the glmS gene encoding glutamine--fructose-6-phosphate transaminase (isomerizing), translating to MCGIVGYIGNKQAKDVILDGLKRLEYRGYDSAGISLFNMRQQIFDVYKDQGRVDKLAKSVLKSPRSNIGIGHTRWATHGKVNKENAHPHYSHSRRFILVHNGVIENYKQLKEQYLSGVTFLSETDTEVIAQLIETFSNTLNIENAILTTLRLLRGSYALLILDQQNPDLVYAAKYKSPLLVGRGKEGITVASDLMALIGYSEEYLPLDDKTFVVASRDNLKLFDINHKSLVPNFTKIDMTNGDVERGEYAHFMIKEIHEQPSVIRRIVTNYFDKDQSLINNQILKDIKGSDRIYILAAGTSMHAGLIGKNLFEKLASIPVEVHIASEFAYQQPLLSEKPFFILVSQSGETADLRACLVNIKDQNYKVLTITNVATSTLAREANYFLELYAGPEIAVASTKAYVAQIAILALVAYELSKKTFSIREELTKVALSIEKFLSDENMRYLTRNLLTHRNCFFIGRGLDYYVGLEAALKLKEISYIQTEGFAAGELKHGTIALIEEGTPVIAMISNPRISHNTRSNLNEVLARGARAIRIVMSNVAEEDDEVIIDEVHELLTPMAMVVPTQLISYYAALERSYDIDKPRNLAKSVTVE from the coding sequence ATGTGTGGTATTGTAGGCTACATTGGTAACAAACAAGCTAAAGACGTTATCCTAGATGGATTAAAAAGATTAGAATATAGAGGCTATGACTCAGCGGGTATTAGTTTATTTAATATGCGTCAACAAATATTTGATGTTTATAAAGACCAAGGTAGAGTTGATAAACTCGCTAAGTCAGTACTAAAAAGTCCAAGATCTAATATTGGTATTGGTCATACAAGATGGGCGACACATGGTAAAGTTAATAAGGAAAACGCACACCCACACTACTCTCACTCTAGACGTTTTATCCTTGTACATAACGGGGTAATTGAAAACTATAAACAATTAAAAGAACAATACCTTTCAGGCGTTACGTTCTTAAGTGAAACAGACACAGAAGTGATTGCACAACTGATTGAAACATTCTCTAACACACTAAACATCGAGAATGCGATATTAACAACATTAAGATTATTAAGAGGCTCATATGCATTATTGATTTTGGATCAACAAAATCCTGATCTTGTTTATGCAGCAAAATACAAGAGCCCACTACTCGTTGGTAGAGGTAAAGAAGGCATTACAGTAGCATCTGACTTAATGGCATTAATCGGATACAGCGAAGAATACTTACCACTAGATGATAAGACATTCGTAGTAGCAAGCCGAGATAATCTAAAACTATTTGACATTAATCACAAGTCTTTAGTACCTAACTTTACAAAGATCGACATGACAAACGGTGATGTCGAAAGAGGCGAATATGCGCACTTCATGATAAAAGAAATCCATGAACAGCCTTCAGTAATCAGACGTATTGTTACTAACTACTTTGATAAGGATCAATCATTAATTAACAATCAAATATTAAAAGACATTAAGGGTTCCGATAGAATTTATATACTTGCTGCTGGGACATCTATGCATGCAGGTTTAATCGGTAAGAACTTATTTGAAAAACTAGCTTCCATTCCTGTTGAAGTGCATATTGCAAGCGAATTTGCTTATCAACAGCCACTCTTATCTGAAAAACCATTCTTCATTTTGGTTTCTCAAAGTGGTGAAACTGCAGACCTAAGAGCTTGTTTAGTCAATATCAAAGACCAAAACTATAAGGTATTAACCATTACTAACGTCGCAACTTCGACTTTAGCTAGAGAAGCGAATTACTTCTTAGAATTATATGCAGGACCAGAAATCGCCGTTGCTTCTACTAAAGCATATGTTGCACAAATCGCTATTTTGGCATTAGTCGCATACGAATTATCTAAAAAAACTTTCAGTATTAGAGAAGAACTTACCAAAGTGGCTTTATCGATTGAAAAGTTTTTAAGTGACGAAAACATGCGTTATTTGACAAGAAATCTATTGACTCACCGCAACTGTTTCTTCATTGGAAGAGGTCTTGACTACTATGTAGGATTAGAAGCTGCCTTGAAGTTAAAAGAGATCTCCTACATTCAAACAGAAGGGTTTGCTGCAGGGGAATTAAAGCATGGAACTATTGCGTTAATTGAGGAAGGTACACCAGTCATCGCAATGATTTCTAATCCTAGAATTAGTCATAATACAAGATCAAACTTGAATGAAGTACTTGCACGCGGTGCAAGAGCCATTCGAATTGTTATGTCAAATGTTGCTGAAGAAGATGACGAAGTTATCATCGATGAAGTTCATGAATTACTAACGCCAATGGCGATGGTTGTTCCAACCCAACTAATCAGTTATTATGCAGCGCTTGAAAGAAGCTATGACATAGATAAACCAAGAAATCTTGCAAAGAGTGTAACGGTGGAATAA
- a CDS encoding polysaccharide biosynthesis protein codes for MSIVKNKKRFMHDLSFMVIDAFLIVVSYVAVISMPFVSTKDLDMKLLAIALPIVVVFKLLIMHIGGIYRMISKYAGFEDIMRIIIVSIVSNVMIVLYIAISGQMFIYKSSFLFITTIEVIFLSIPRMIYRFRQYFKNNVFLNPNMGRRTLIIGAGSAGELVLREIYRNKDLTNHVVGFVDDNLVKIGNRLNGIIILGPIGQISEFIENYNIEEVILAISNYSIDKLNWLVEQTSSHNVKLRKLHSYSEIDKNQPKIVNVNVEDLLNREVIELDNDGIADFIKGETVLVTGGGGSIGSELCRQIAEFKPKELIIFDIYENNAYEIQQELLRKFNKENRAHELKLIVRIGSVYNNKRLDSIFQEFNPTVVFHAAAYKHVPLMEDSAVEAVRTNVLGTFNTARLSNQYGVKKFVLVSSDKAVRSTNIMGATKRFAELIIQNENGNGVTKFSAVRFGNVLGSNGSVIPLFKKQIEDGGPVTVTHPEINRFFMTIPEAVGLILQSAVYAKGGEIFILDMGEPVKIKDLAEKMISLAGYIPNKDIKIVYSGLRPGEKLYEELLVDKEKSEHNETENKKIFIEKQRDVSESELCLDHLFKDFEEKTNEEVKHMVSDVVKTYKVNGQE; via the coding sequence ATGTCTATAGTTAAGAACAAGAAACGTTTCATGCATGATTTATCATTTATGGTAATTGATGCATTTTTAATCGTTGTCTCGTACGTAGCAGTAATTTCGATGCCGTTTGTATCAACAAAAGACTTAGATATGAAACTGTTAGCAATAGCACTGCCTATTGTTGTAGTATTCAAACTGCTAATCATGCATATAGGTGGAATCTATAGAATGATTTCTAAGTATGCAGGATTCGAGGATATTATGCGAATTATCATCGTTTCTATTGTTAGTAACGTGATGATTGTACTTTACATCGCGATTAGCGGGCAAATGTTTATCTATAAGTCATCGTTTTTGTTTATTACGACTATAGAAGTGATATTCTTAAGCATTCCACGTATGATCTACCGATTTAGACAATACTTTAAGAATAATGTTTTCTTGAATCCAAATATGGGTAGAAGAACCCTTATTATTGGTGCGGGTTCTGCCGGAGAATTGGTTTTAAGAGAAATTTACCGAAATAAAGATTTAACGAACCATGTTGTAGGGTTTGTTGATGATAACCTAGTAAAAATAGGGAATAGACTTAATGGAATCATTATTTTAGGTCCAATCGGACAAATCTCAGAATTCATTGAAAACTATAATATTGAAGAAGTCATCTTAGCAATCTCGAACTATTCCATAGATAAGTTAAACTGGCTAGTAGAACAAACTTCTAGTCATAATGTTAAACTAAGAAAACTACATTCCTATAGTGAAATAGACAAGAATCAACCAAAAATCGTCAATGTGAACGTTGAAGATTTACTGAACCGTGAAGTCATTGAACTTGATAATGATGGGATAGCTGACTTCATTAAAGGTGAAACCGTATTAGTTACTGGTGGGGGTGGTTCTATTGGTAGTGAGTTATGTAGACAAATTGCAGAATTCAAACCAAAAGAACTCATTATTTTCGATATCTATGAAAATAATGCCTATGAAATTCAACAAGAATTACTTCGTAAGTTTAATAAAGAAAATAGAGCACACGAATTAAAACTTATTGTTAGAATCGGAAGTGTTTACAATAATAAACGCTTGGATTCTATTTTTCAAGAGTTTAACCCAACTGTTGTATTCCACGCTGCAGCCTACAAACATGTTCCTTTGATGGAAGATAGTGCAGTAGAGGCAGTTAGAACGAATGTCTTAGGAACTTTTAATACCGCAAGGTTATCCAATCAATATGGTGTTAAGAAGTTCGTATTAGTGTCTTCTGACAAAGCGGTTAGATCAACCAACATCATGGGGGCAACTAAACGTTTCGCAGAGTTAATCATTCAAAACGAGAATGGAAATGGAGTAACCAAATTTTCAGCTGTTAGATTCGGTAATGTATTAGGGTCAAATGGTTCTGTTATTCCCCTATTTAAAAAACAAATCGAAGATGGGGGTCCAGTTACTGTAACCCATCCTGAGATTAATAGATTTTTTATGACAATCCCTGAAGCTGTCGGGTTAATCTTACAATCTGCAGTATATGCCAAAGGTGGAGAAATCTTCATTCTAGATATGGGAGAACCAGTTAAGATTAAAGATCTTGCAGAAAAGATGATTTCTTTAGCGGGTTATATTCCAAACAAAGACATTAAGATTGTTTATTCTGGCCTTAGACCAGGAGAAAAGCTCTATGAAGAGCTATTGGTTGATAAAGAAAAATCTGAACACAATGAGACAGAAAACAAAAAGATTTTCATCGAAAAACAAAGAGATGTTTCTGAATCTGAATTATGTTTAGATCATTTATTCAAAGATTTCGAAGAAAAGACGAATGAAGAAGTCAAACATATGGTTTCAGATGTAGTAAAAACATACAAAGTAAATGGACAAGAGTAA
- a CDS encoding adenylosuccinate synthase yields MQTVVVVGTQWGDEGKGKITDFLAQRSDIVVRYQGGNNAGHTIVLDGKKYALHSIPSGILNPNIQNILANGMVINPKALLIELDKLEGMDYKIAISDRAHVIMPYHLMLDEAKEASLTHKIGTTHKGIGPAYTDKAERTGLRMGEFVNEELFKSRLSEILVQKNQQLAIYGKKPLAFDDIFVEYKVYADRLRPFVTNTSILINETISKGKKVLFEGAQGTLLCLDHGTYPFVTSSSPTAASVPINTGVAPWLINGAIGVTKAYTTRVGEGPMPTELNDDIASYIREKGHEYGTTTGRARRVGWLDLVLIKHAKTSGGLSGLAVTLLDVLSNIDTLKVCVAYELDGKVIDYIPSLVNDFGRVNPVYVELKGFKEDITGVKSFKELPLAAQQYIKFIEDQTGIKVVIFSVGPDRNQTIIIDDIF; encoded by the coding sequence ATGCAAACAGTGGTAGTTGTAGGAACTCAATGGGGCGATGAAGGCAAAGGCAAGATTACTGACTTTCTAGCTCAAAGAAGTGACATCGTTGTAAGATACCAAGGTGGAAACAACGCAGGTCATACGATTGTGCTTGATGGAAAGAAATACGCACTACATTCCATCCCATCCGGAATACTAAATCCGAACATCCAAAATATTTTGGCTAATGGAATGGTCATTAATCCTAAGGCGTTATTGATTGAACTGGATAAACTCGAAGGCATGGATTATAAAATTGCTATCTCTGATCGAGCACATGTGATTATGCCATATCATCTTATGTTAGATGAGGCAAAAGAAGCCAGTTTAACTCATAAGATTGGCACCACTCATAAAGGCATCGGACCTGCTTATACTGATAAAGCAGAACGTACCGGTCTTAGAATGGGTGAGTTTGTAAATGAAGAACTATTTAAAAGTAGACTAAGTGAAATCCTAGTTCAAAAGAACCAACAGCTAGCGATATATGGTAAAAAACCATTAGCATTCGATGATATATTTGTAGAATATAAGGTGTACGCAGATAGGTTAAGACCATTTGTGACAAATACATCAATACTGATTAATGAAACCATTTCAAAAGGCAAGAAAGTTCTATTTGAAGGGGCTCAAGGGACTTTACTATGCTTAGATCATGGAACATATCCTTTTGTAACATCTTCTAGTCCAACCGCAGCAAGTGTACCAATCAATACAGGCGTTGCACCATGGCTAATCAATGGCGCAATCGGCGTTACCAAGGCCTATACAACGAGAGTTGGAGAAGGACCGATGCCAACAGAACTAAACGATGACATTGCATCTTACATTAGAGAAAAAGGTCATGAATATGGGACTACTACAGGTAGAGCTAGACGAGTTGGTTGGTTAGACTTAGTTTTAATTAAACATGCTAAGACAAGTGGCGGATTATCCGGACTTGCAGTGACACTACTAGATGTCTTATCAAACATAGATACACTTAAGGTTTGTGTTGCATATGAGTTAGATGGAAAGGTAATCGATTATATTCCAAGCTTAGTAAATGATTTTGGCCGAGTAAACCCGGTTTATGTTGAACTAAAAGGGTTTAAAGAAGATATCACAGGTGTGAAATCCTTTAAGGAATTACCATTAGCCGCACAACAATATATCAAATTTATAGAAGATCAAACCGGAATCAAAGTTGTGATTTTCTCAGTAGGTCCAGATCGCAATCAAACCATTATTATCGATGACATATTTTAA
- the glnA gene encoding type I glutamate--ammonia ligase has product MYTREDILRLAKESDVRYVRLQFTDMLGTVKNVEIPVGNLDRALDNDIMFDGSSIKGFVRIDEADMYLYPDLNTWLVLEWEKSPVGKVARLICDVYKSDRTPYEGDPRFILKRNLLELKKLGFDKFNVGVEPEFFLFKLDASGRPTMEFSDLGGYFDLSPIDGSEDVRRDIVLELQRMGFEMEVSHHEVAYGQHEINFHFDNALEACDNIQTFKVLVKNVARRHGYHATFMPKPVQGINGSGMHSNLSISDSKGNNVFYNANSANGLSETALQFIAGIMKHAQSFGLVCNPIVNSYKRLVPGYEAPVYIAWSDSNRSTMIRIPSARGKGQRIEVRSVDPAANPYLAMSVMLASGLDGIKAKLTALNPLKKNLFRMSDSERRRMGIKNLPENLREAIEFFEKSDLMRETLGEELFEKLIEAKTREWDEYKMRITPYELEKYLPII; this is encoded by the coding sequence ATGTACACAAGAGAAGACATACTTAGATTAGCCAAAGAATCAGATGTGAGATACGTTCGTTTGCAGTTCACGGATATGCTGGGTACTGTAAAAAATGTTGAGATTCCTGTAGGAAATTTAGATAGAGCTTTAGATAATGACATCATGTTTGACGGTTCTTCTATAAAAGGTTTTGTTAGAATTGATGAAGCCGATATGTATTTATACCCTGATTTAAATACATGGTTAGTGTTAGAGTGGGAAAAATCTCCTGTTGGAAAAGTAGCTAGACTCATTTGTGATGTCTACAAATCAGATAGAACGCCTTATGAAGGTGATCCTAGATTTATCCTTAAACGCAACCTATTAGAACTTAAGAAACTTGGATTTGATAAGTTCAATGTTGGCGTTGAACCGGAGTTCTTTTTATTTAAATTAGATGCTTCTGGAAGACCAACCATGGAGTTTTCTGACTTAGGTGGGTATTTTGATTTATCCCCAATTGATGGGTCTGAAGACGTCAGACGCGATATTGTACTAGAACTTCAAAGAATGGGATTTGAGATGGAAGTATCTCATCATGAAGTCGCATACGGACAACATGAAATCAATTTCCATTTTGATAATGCCCTTGAAGCTTGTGATAACATTCAAACCTTCAAAGTTTTGGTTAAGAATGTCGCAAGAAGACATGGCTATCACGCGACATTCATGCCTAAACCAGTTCAAGGTATTAATGGTTCTGGTATGCACTCGAACCTTTCTATCAGCGATTCTAAAGGTAATAATGTATTTTACAATGCAAATTCAGCTAACGGATTAAGTGAAACAGCATTACAATTCATCGCCGGAATCATGAAACATGCTCAAAGCTTTGGGTTAGTATGTAACCCAATCGTAAACTCTTATAAACGTTTGGTTCCAGGTTATGAAGCGCCAGTATACATCGCTTGGAGCGATTCCAACCGTTCAACGATGATTAGAATTCCTTCTGCAAGAGGTAAAGGTCAAAGAATTGAAGTACGTTCGGTTGACCCAGCAGCAAACCCATACCTTGCAATGTCTGTGATGTTGGCTTCAGGATTAGACGGCATTAAGGCGAAATTAACAGCCTTAAACCCTTTAAAGAAAAATTTATTTAGAATGAGTGATTCAGAACGTAGAAGAATGGGTATCAAGAATCTTCCTGAAAACTTAAGAGAAGCCATCGAATTCTTTGAAAAGTCTGACTTAATGAGAGAGACATTAGGTGAAGAACTATTTGAAAAACTAATCGAAGCCAAAACTCGTGAGTGGGATGAATACAAGATGCGCATCACCCCATACGAACTAGAAAAATACTTACCAATAATTTAA